A single genomic interval of Hevea brasiliensis isolate MT/VB/25A 57/8 chromosome 4, ASM3005281v1, whole genome shotgun sequence harbors:
- the LOC110642856 gene encoding uncharacterized protein LOC110642856 isoform X1: protein MDSSVSRTKLEYYDDMWKLQSKTTLISFSKGDDGRLALILDSTIFHPQGGGQPADTGFITAATDDSNFKFIVQDVRSKDGIVYHYGVMEEEDSVRDFLEKGREVLLHVDECRRKLNSRLHSAGHLLDGCLLNMGLGHLEPAKAYHFPDGPFVEYKGTVPQNELQNKQKELEVEANELISTGGIVSAAVLPYEEASALCGGYLPDYIPKGSTPRIVKLGNFPGCPCGGTHVSDISEIISMKVSQMRSKKGMTKVFYTVGSCEDMALPTN, encoded by the exons ATGGATTCGAGCGTCTCAAGAACAAAACTGGAATACTATGATGATATGTGGAAACTTCAATCCAAAACAACTCTCATTTCCTTCTCTAAA GGAGACGATGGTAGGCTTGCTTTGATATTGGACTCCACGATCTTTCACCCTCAAGGTGGAGGCCAGCCGGCGGACACTGGATTCATCACCGCTGCTACTGATGATTCCAACTTTAAATTCATCGTTCAAGATGTTAGATCCAAGGACGGAATT GTTTATCATTACGGAGTCATGGAGGAGGAGGATTCTGTTAGGGATTTCCTTGAGAAGGGGAGGGAAGTTCTGTTGCATGTTGATGAGTGTAGGAGAAAGCTGAATTCCAG GTTGCATTCAGCTGGGCATTTGCTGGATGGATGCTTGCTGAATATGGGATTGGGTCATCTAGAACCAGCAAAAGCCTACCATTTTCCAGATGG GCCTTTCGTTGAATATAAAGGTACAGTTCCTCAAAATGAATTGCAAAACAAGCAAAAAGAGTTAGAGGTAGAAGCCAATGAGTTAATATCTACAGGAGGCATA GTTTCTGCTGCTGTATTGCCATATGAAGAAGCTTCTGCTTTGTGTGGTGGTTACCTTCCTGATTATATTCCCAAG GGCAGCACTCCTCGCATTGTGAAGTTAGGAAACTTTCCTGGCTGTCCTTGTGGTGGTACCCATGTTTCTGACATTTCAGAGATCATAAGTATGAAG GTTTCTCAAATGCGGTCAAAGAAGGGAATGACAAAAGTCTTTTACACTGTTGGATCATGTGAAGATATGGCACTTCCAACGAATTAA
- the LOC131179114 gene encoding heat shock factor-binding protein: MDGHDAEDPKQSTADMTAFVQNLLQQMQSRFQAMSDSIVTKIDEMGSRIDELERSINDLRSEMGVEGSPSPSAPPKEKEEPKSGTDSTSV, encoded by the exons ATG GATGGGCATGATGCTGAAGATCCAAAGCAGAGCACTGCTGATATGACAGCTTTT GTGCAAAATCTACTCCAGCAAATG CAATCCAGATTCCAGGCAATGTCGGATTCTATCGTTACAAAGA TTGATGAAATGGGCAGCAGGATAGATGAGCTGGAGCGAAGCATCAATGATCTCAGATCTGAGATGGGGGTAGAGGGCTCTCCATCTCCTTCAGCTCCTCCCAAGGAGAAAGAAGAACCCAAGTCAGGCACTGATTCAACCTCAGTTTAG
- the LOC110633018 gene encoding protein RALF-like 33, giving the protein MGTSKRDCCLLLICAILAVQVAVSTSSTAAVDFIPMAPGCRGSIAECLMSGDEDFEMELAMDSEINRRILAINKYISYGALRRNTVPCSRRGASYYNCRPGAQANPYTRGCNRITRCRN; this is encoded by the coding sequence ATGGGAACCTCCAAGCGCGACTGTTGTCTTCTCCTGATCTGTGCAATACTAGCCGTCCAAGTGGCGGTGTCAACCTCATCAACGGCAGCCGTTGATTTCATTCCGATGGCACCGGGTTGCCGTGGATCCATCGCCGAGTGCTTGATGAGCGGAGACGAAGATTTCGAGATGGAGCTGGCCATGGACAGTGAGATCAACCGGCGTATCTTAGCAATTAACAAGTATATAAGCTACGGTGCGCTGAGGAGGAACACTGTGCCTTGTTCGAGACGCGGCGCCTCGTATTACAACTGCCGACCAGGAGCTCAGGCCAACCCCTACACTCGTGGGTGCAATCGCATCACGCGCTGCaggaattaa
- the LOC110642856 gene encoding uncharacterized protein LOC110642856 isoform X2 — translation MDSSVSRTKLEYYDDMWKLQSKTTLISFSKGDDGRLALILDSTIFHPQGGGQPADTGFITAATDDSNFKFIVQDVYHYGVMEEEDSVRDFLEKGREVLLHVDECRRKLNSRLHSAGHLLDGCLLNMGLGHLEPAKAYHFPDGPFVEYKGTVPQNELQNKQKELEVEANELISTGGIVSAAVLPYEEASALCGGYLPDYIPKGSTPRIVKLGNFPGCPCGGTHVSDISEIISMKVSQMRSKKGMTKVFYTVGSCEDMALPTN, via the exons ATGGATTCGAGCGTCTCAAGAACAAAACTGGAATACTATGATGATATGTGGAAACTTCAATCCAAAACAACTCTCATTTCCTTCTCTAAA GGAGACGATGGTAGGCTTGCTTTGATATTGGACTCCACGATCTTTCACCCTCAAGGTGGAGGCCAGCCGGCGGACACTGGATTCATCACCGCTGCTACTGATGATTCCAACTTTAAATTCATCGTTCAAGAT GTTTATCATTACGGAGTCATGGAGGAGGAGGATTCTGTTAGGGATTTCCTTGAGAAGGGGAGGGAAGTTCTGTTGCATGTTGATGAGTGTAGGAGAAAGCTGAATTCCAG GTTGCATTCAGCTGGGCATTTGCTGGATGGATGCTTGCTGAATATGGGATTGGGTCATCTAGAACCAGCAAAAGCCTACCATTTTCCAGATGG GCCTTTCGTTGAATATAAAGGTACAGTTCCTCAAAATGAATTGCAAAACAAGCAAAAAGAGTTAGAGGTAGAAGCCAATGAGTTAATATCTACAGGAGGCATA GTTTCTGCTGCTGTATTGCCATATGAAGAAGCTTCTGCTTTGTGTGGTGGTTACCTTCCTGATTATATTCCCAAG GGCAGCACTCCTCGCATTGTGAAGTTAGGAAACTTTCCTGGCTGTCCTTGTGGTGGTACCCATGTTTCTGACATTTCAGAGATCATAAGTATGAAG GTTTCTCAAATGCGGTCAAAGAAGGGAATGACAAAAGTCTTTTACACTGTTGGATCATGTGAAGATATGGCACTTCCAACGAATTAA